The nucleotide sequence TTTTGCTGTTGTCATTATCAATAAATGGAAGTCTTTTCCCGATCAAATCCCAtcataggaacatagccttagtctataCTAACCTCTATCTTACTTTGTTGTACTAGGTCCACACTTACCATGCTCAGTTGGCTTTGTAGTTCGATCTCAAGGGTCTGGACACTGCGTCTTAATTCAATGACCTCGGTCTGGACGGATTGGAGTTGTTCAGAGCCAGATGCCATCTGACGGCTCAGCTCTTCACTCTGGTAAATAATAAAAGCTATATGAAAACTTTATTGACTATGTTATATAGACAAtcaattaaatattttttatttttttccattaccTTATTTCAGCTATAGTTTGAGGTGGGACTAGGGAAATGGTTTGCCTTCTTGGCAATGCAATGCTTCATGGgggaaaaaatattaaaagtaGCTAATTATCAGAAGGACTAGAACTTGCTGTACAGTGCCGCCTACTGTAGGTAGCTTTGGAGCTTAAAGAAGCCTTAAAACATGATTAGGGGTGGAGATTCTGGATAGGATATAACCCCCAATCATGTTTTAAGGCTCTTCAAGGATTGACCATCCAGTAGATGATACTGTACAGCACAATCCACCTTTTGTAAACCGTAAAATGCAAATAAATCTGATTAATACTTCTAACATATGATGGTGATCGGAACAAAAAAACTACCGATGAAGAAAAGCGCTGTGTTCTCATGAAAATTTTTGCATTGGCTAAGCTTAGAATTTCACGCAATGTCAGTAAAATGCCCTGGGAATCCCTATAATGCATGTATTGGTATCTTAATACAAACCCTTTGAAGGAACATGCTCTCAGCTTCCCTCATGTTCCTGTCCATCAGGTTTTCATACTGTTCGCGGATCTCAGACAATACTCCGTTTAGATCCATTGATGGAGCTGCATCCACTTCCACATTGACTCTGGCACCCAGTTGAGCACGCAGAGAGTTTACTTCCTACAATAAAATAATGGCAAATCAGTAAAAATTCATATGCTTCTTTCCAGTAGAAGTGGATTTTCGTACACTATACTATTATATGGAAAATGGTCTATACAGTCATTGATAAGATCATATTATAAAGTAATCACCTCCTCATGGTTCCTCTTCATCTGTAGAAGCTCCTCTTGAAGACTCTGGACTTGACTCTCCAAGTGGCATACCTCCCTATTCAGCTCTTCTAGAACATGGCGCAGACCATTAACATCAGACTCAACGTTGTTTCTAAGTCTTAGCTCCATCTCATACCTAAAAAGAAGGACAAGCACAAGATTGAGGTTTAGGACAACCACCTTCAGTGATGACTGAGATATTCGCCTAGTCTACTGTACTGATGTAACATACTTATTCTTGAAGTCATCTGCAGCCAGCCTGGCATTGTCGATTTGCAGCACAATTCTGGCATTTTCAAGAGTAGCAGAAGAAATCTATATGAAATTGAAGAAAATGATGGTAAATTACCCAGTAGGGGGTAACAGAATATATAGTCATGTCCTCATGGATCTATGAGGTAATGCAGCCAGTCAACCTGGTAACAATTATATGTTGCCACAATTTGCCTTGCAGCCTTAGGCAAGGGCCAATTCTGCCTTTAGTGTGATGGAACAATTCTTTAAATATATTAAGAAAATACTATTTAGAATTACAATACATTTGTGAATACATTGTAGATGCCACAACTTATCTTCAGATCCTCACCTGGCCTTGAAGCTCCTGGATAGTCCTAAAGTAGCAGCTGAAATCAGGAAGGCTGCTGGGTTGGTGCTTTTCATACCACTCTCTTATATTCCTCTCCAGCTGGGCATTTTCTTGTTCTAAGGATCGGACCTTCTCAAGGTAGGAAGCCAATCGATCATTTAGATGTTGCATAGTTTCTTTCTCATTGACATTGAAGAGACCATCACCCTTCCAAATGCTGTGGCTACCAAAATGACTGCTGTGACCATGACCACTTCCAAATCCATAGCCATGGCCAAATGAACTATGTTTGGAAATTGAGATTCCTTTTCCTCCAGATCCCCCATGAACACTTGGGGTCCTGTAGTGGGATAGGCTGGAGCTTCCATGACCATGATGTACTTTATGAAATCCACCATGAAGAGACCCGTGAGATGGTCCATGATGGGACATTTTATGTGAATCTCCATGATGCATCTTATGGTGGAGAGTTGAGATATGGCTGGTGATCCTATGGCTGGTCCCCTTGATGGAACCAGCAGTAGAATGATTTGACTTGATACAGTGGCTCATGTTGAGAGTTCTGCAAGACTGCTTCGAAAATCCAAGTGGAAGTGCTCATTTTATAAAAAGCACAGGGGGTGTTGCAAAAAGGCAAAATGCTTTACAAGCTtcatattttgttttatttagccGCTAATGGAATTTATATTGAAGTCATTTGTGTGACTGCTTGAGAAAGATCATAAGGAAGGTGGAAACTGTGACGAGTTTATTGGAGTTGCGCTCAACAGCATTATATTCACCACACCTATTGAGCTAAACTGAAAGGGTTGGAAGTCAGCATTATGGACACATGAAAGAGTATTTAAGGCTATTGATGTATGTTGAAAATGTTGCTTCTAAGAAAatgaaaatattaaagggaatgtgtggtTAGAAGATGACATTGTTTAAATCACATTTTAATGACTTTTGTGTGATGGTTTTTCTATTTTACCATCTATATTTAAAAATACTCaggaaatcttgcagtttctatTCTGGACACTACTTCTAAAACTATGCTGAGGCTTCCTGTTCTGCACAGATCCTttcccagcagtctcctccttatcaacacagacaggagtacaatgaGAGGTGATACCAGTAGATAGATAACAGAGCTGTTACTCACTCTCTCCCTGTAAAATGACCtatttaaaggtcactgagcagttacagctgcacagtcctttctttCCCCTCCCTGTACTAATTTTTATGTTCTTAGACAGAACTGTGTGGTTATACAGTTATAGCTGCACCATCCTCTCTATCCCTTTTCTGCATCATCAAATACAATCAGaagatagaaacagattagaaaataataaaatggtTCAGTACCTGGCttcaattagtaaaaaaaaataaaaataataataataataataataataataataaaaataataataataataataataataataatacattccctttaaaagcaatatattccctttaaaaacCAAAAAGCCATGAAGGAGGATGCTAACCTAACTCCTATCCACTGATGTTAGATTGATTACTGTGTATTTCAATGCTGGTATCCCCAGGGATCAGGTGTAATCTGTGGTTAACAGTCCAGCAGTTTCATTAGCCTGCAGCACCATCGCAGGGGGAATCaagtattacacagtgcccatttaagtcaTCCTAATCATACCCATTTTTTAATCTCATGCAACCCCCTTCAATTGTAACCTTTTACATTGAGTAAATAAACGATTATAGAAAAAATACATACTACAACAATATGCAGTAATTATATTTTAATGTCATTATAATGTTTGGAGAATAGTCTTAAAGTGACACCTACAAGAAACATTTGGAGTCTATGTAAAGATCTTCTATATAAAGTATCAGaacaaatttaataaaaataaaatacagtaaaaaagtTATAACATACTGGATGTCGTGACCCTCAAGCAGGCGCTTGTATGTGGCGATTTCCATTTCCAGATGTGTTTTCTGGTCCATGAGGATCTTATATTCGTGGTTCTGACGTTCCAGGTCTGCACGGATCTGTGACAACTCTGACTCAATGTTGTTGATCAGACATTGCAACTGGGAAAGCTGGGAGCCAAAAGTTGCCTCTGTCTCGGCCAGTGTGCCTTCCAGAGCCGATTTCTGTGGCATGAAACAAAAACAAGAATGAGTATGGGTTGTCTTCTGCTGGACTTCTCAGGTCCTATTGTGTAAGAGCAGGGGCCCACCAGTGGATTCCCTGACACTCATGGTCCATTTAGTAtgccttgggctatgttcccactatgggaacagTCCGGCATTTATCAAGAAAAAGCTGCATGATGACCAGTTTTTGCTGTTGTCATTATCAATAAATGGAAGTCTTTTCCCGATCAAATCCCAtcataggaacatagccttagtctataCTAACCTCTATCTTACTTTGTTGTACTAGGTCCACACTTACCATGCTCAGTTGGCTTTGTAGTTCGATCTCAAGGGTCTGGACACTGCGTCTTAATTCAATGACCTCGGTCTGGACGGATTGGAGTTGTTCAGAGCCAGATGCCATCTGACGGCTCAGCTCTTCACTCTGGTAAATAATAAAAGCTATATGAAAACTTTATTGACTATGTTATATAGACAAtcaattaaatattttttatttttttccattaccTTATTTCAGCTATAGTTGAGGTGGGACTAGGGAAATGGTTTGCCTTCTTGGCAATGCAATGCTTCATGGgggaaaaaatattaaaagtaGCTAATTATCAGAAGGACTAGAACTTGCTGTACAGTGCCGCCTACTGTAGGTAGCTTTGGAGCTTAAAGAAGCCTTAAAACATGATTAGGGGTGGAGATTCTGGATAGGATATAACCCCCAATCATGTTTTAAGGCTCTTCAAGGATTGACCATCCAGTAGATGATACTGTACAGCACAATCCACCTTTTGTAAACCGTAAAATGCAAATAAATCTGATTAATACTTCTAACATATGATGGTGATCGGAACAAAAAAACTACCGATGAAGAAAAGCGCTGTGTTCTCATGAAAATTTTTGCATTGGCTAAGCTTAGAATTTCACGCAATGTCAGTAAAATGCCCTGGGAATCCCTATAATGCATGTATTGGTATCTTAATACAAACCCTTTGAAGGAACATGCTCTCAGCTTCCCTCATGTTCCTGTCCATCAGGTTTTCATACTGTTCGCGGATCTCAGACAATACTCCGTTTAGATCCATTGATGGAGCTGCATCCACTTCCACATTGACTCTGGCACCCAGTTGAGCACGCAGAGAGTTTACTTCCTACAATAAAATAATGGCAAATCAGTAAAAATTCATATGCTTCTTTCCAGTAGAAGTGGATTTTCGTACACTATACTATTATATGGAAAATGGTCTATACAGTCATTGATAAGATCATATTATAAGTAATCACCTCCTCATGGTTCCTCTTCATCTGTAGAAGCTCCTCTTGAAGACTCTGGACTTGACTCTCCAAGTGGCATACCTCCCTATTCAGCTCTTCTAGAACATGGCGCAGACCATTAACATCAGACTCAACGTTGTTTCTAAGTCTTAGCTCCATCTCATACCTAAAAAGAAGGACAAGCACAAGATTGAGGTTTAGGACAACCACCTTCAGTGATGACTGAGATATTCGCCTAGTCTACTGTACTGATGTAACATACTTATTCTTGAAGTCATCTGCAGCCAGCCTGGCATTGTCGATTTGCAGCACAATTCTGGCATTTTCAAGAGTAGCAGAAGAAATCTATATGAAATTGAAGAAAATGATGGTAAATTACCCAGTAGGGGGTAACAGAATATATAGTCATGTCCTCATGGATCTATGAGGTAATGCAGCCAGTCAACCTGGTAACAATTATATGTTGCCACAATTTGCCTTGCAGCCTTAGGCAAGGGCCAATTCTGCCTTTAGTGTGATGGAACAATTCTTTAAATATATTAAGAAAATACTATTTAGAATTACAATACATTTGTGAATACATTGTAGATGCCACAACTTATCTTCAGATCCTCACCTGGCCTTGAAGCTCCTGGATAGTCCTAAAGTAGCAGCTGAAATCAGGAAGGCTGCTGGGTTGGTGCTTTTCATACCACTCTCTTATATTCCTCTCCAGCTGGGCATTTTCTTGTTCTAAGGATCGGACCTTCTCAAGGTAGGAAGCCAATCGATCATTTAGATGTTGCATAGTTTCTTTCTCATTGACATTGAAGAGACCATCACCCTTCCAAATGCTGTGGCTACCAAAATGACTGCTGTGACCATGACCACTTCCAAATCCATAGCCATGGCCAAATGAACTATGTTTGGAAATTGAGATTCCTTTTCCTCCAGATCCCCCATGAACACTTGGGGTCCTGTAGTGGGATAGGCTGGAGCTTCCATGACCATGATGTACTTTATGAAATCCACCATGAAGAGACCCGTGAGATGGTCCATGATGGGACATTTTATGTGAATCTCCATGATGCATCTTATGGTGGAGAGTTGAGATATGGCTGGTGATCCTATGGCTGGTCCCCTTGATGGAACCAGCAGTAGAATGATTTGACTTGATACAGTGGCTCATGTTGAGAGTTCTGCAAGACTGCTTCGAAAATCCAAGTGGAAGTGCTCATTTTATAAAAAGCACAGGGGGTGTTGCAAAAAGGCAAAATGCTTTACAAGCTtcatattttgttttatttagccGCTAATGGAATTTATATTGAAGTCATTTGTGTGACTGCTTGAGAAAGATCATAAGGAAGGTGGAAACTGTGACGAGTTTATTGGAGTTGCGCTCAACAGCATTATATTCACCACACCTATTGAGCTAAACTGAAAGGGTTGGAAGTCAGCATTATGGACACATGAAAGAGTATTTAAGGCTATTGATGTATGTTGAAAATGTTGCTTCTAAGAAAatgaaaatattaaagggaatgtgtggtTAGAAGATGACATTGTTTAAATCACATTTTAATGACTTTTGTGTGATGGTTTTTCTATTTTACCATCTATATTTAAAAATACTCaggaaatcttgcagtttctatTCTGGACACTACTTCTAAAACTATGCTGAGGCTTCCTGTTCTGCACAGATCCTttcccagcagtctcctccttatcaacacagacaggagtacaatgaGAGGTGATACCAGTAGATAGATAACAGAGCTGTTACTCACTCTCTCCCTGTAAAATGACCtatttaaaggtcactgagcagttacagctgcacagtcctttctttCCCCTCCCTGTACTAATTTTTATGTTCTTAGACAGAACTGTGTGGTTATACAGTTATAGCTGCACCATCCTCTCTATCCCTTTTCTGCATCATCAAATACAATCAGaagatagaaacagattagaaaataataaaatggtTCAGTACCTGGCttcaattagtaaaaaaaaataaaaataataataataataataataataataataaaaataataataataataataataataataatacattccctttaaaagcaatatattccctttaaaaacCAAAAAGCCATGAAGGAGGATGCTAACCTAACTCCTATCCACTGATGTTAGATTGATTACTGTGTATTTCAATGCTGGTATCCCCAGGGATCAGGTGTAATCTGTGGTTAACAGTCCAGCAGTTTCATTAGCCTGCAGCACCATCGCAGGGGGAATCaagtattacacagtgcccatttaagtcaTCCTAATCATACCCATTTTTTAATCTCATGCAACCCCCTTCAATTGTAACCTTTTACATTGAGTAAATAAACGATTATAGAAAAAATACATACTACAACAATATGCAGTAGGCAGAAGTAACTTTTTATTTATGAAGTGTTAAATGGGAATTGCAGCACTATTGAAGTAACAAAAAAACAGATAATACTAGTGATAACTCAAGCAATTGATAGACTTTAGGACATATAGTCGAATAACGGGCCGTTAATGTCATTGGAAAAATATTGCACGAGTCAAAGGCTGTTACAAGTAATGAATCAATAGGTTCATTTTGTAATTAACCctctgaggaccaggcccaaaatgacccagtggaccgcgcaaattttgataattgcgctttcctttttccctcctccccttctaagagctctagcactttcaattttctatctacagggccatgtaagggcttatttgttacaggaatagttgtactttgtaatggtgtctttcattttaccataacatgtatgacggaatccaaaatatattatttatgaagatataaataggtgaaatcataaaaaagaatgcaatatggtaacgtttgggggggttctgtgtctacataatgcactatatggtaaaagtggcatgataccattattctataggtcaagttggaagtgtgacgccactccggtggtggatggccgagatacagccagaccataagggttttgtcatgtgacaccagtgcctggtgggcacacaggtgtgatggcacgcctgcttttatagtgtaaggccggttgtacccttctcccctgtggtcggtgtcctgccgggttgctgcagggtcccttgggattatgtcacaggtgTCCAGAGGGGTGTAGTAACCCTCCTTAATAGTGGTAGgatccgccacccacagaaaagggaaatgtcccaaggttgcggtgtagtgctgtgcaggtggtagccagTAATCACAGATCCAGTAATAACGTTGCCTTGCTTTACTCTTTGTAAacgtgcagcaggtaatacaacgaatcttcaGGTACACTTGAAACAGTTCCAATACATACAcgtacatagaaccaccagatctgtgggataaatgctgagtaggatgtagcagagttgatagggttgtactgaggtagtagagaggagggtgccgtgagagtctcaacctaattagtaatgtgctctgcccggAGGTTGAATtgcttagaagaatacttgtagaatagTAATAAAAGGAAGAAATAGCCTGTGCCtgcgttttgacctttcctatagtcttcacaccgccttctgcccactagctttggctgaaccgtactgatgggtgacacaggccccagaccctgttacctgggatgagcgaaatGGTTAGAGTTTCTAAGAACATCGActttctagtaactttgctccactcggatcagttcctagctctttggcttttctgcaAAGACTAtcctgcactgtactgactccttgtcctcggcgtgggttgaagttatctgtaggctagtcctctcctgaagggcttagcagcgCATCATATAGAATGTTTGGTGCTTCATGAAAAGGGGTTGTGTGAGCTgtctgttctgcgtcctacccatgcggggcactgactaagaactaacttgtagaggggacctggcagagggccagggcccatgtAGAACCACTaagaagagctatctgagcttcggcctttctcctccaaagctcagctaagactccccctctcccaagggactaacttcctaaccagcgcgtgtgctgtgttgtggttgggtggaaagactGCAATTGGGAAACgggaaagaaaagagagaatagggcagaagaaaggagaaatcctactggacaacagaatctggtataTACATAAACAATAAACTTTTAGTTTACTTCAGCCATGCAGTTTCTAAaccttagttacacactatagcGAGCGTTCTAGTGGCCATCTTTAGTAACACAACAGCTTTAGCAAAATCACAgacaagtacaggcttttacgaagagtGTAAataatagcaacacccacagtgggacacaaCAATTGACATTTTTCTATTTTACCAGACTGTAATACTCAGGTCGTAAATATCACCAAAAAGTCATGTTTCTGGGTCCACTTTAATTCTGTCCATAATATTCATTTTCATTGTATTAGGAATCATGCTTTATTGAAGGTATTTGCTTGAAAGTTTCAAGAACCaacaactatttaaaaaaaaaaatggcatattCATTCTTTGGTGGCTCTATGAAGCTGTATACTTATAACTATCATACAGTATGTATTATGGAAATTTTACTTACTGGATGTCCTGTTCTTCAAGCAGTCTTTTGTATGTGGTGATCTCCATCTCCAGATGGGTGGTTTGGTCCATAAGAATCTTGTACTCATGGATCTGGCGCTCTAGTTCTGAACGGATCTTCGAGAGCTGATCTTCTACACTGTCTATCAGACTTTGTAAATTTGAAAGTTGAGAGCTAAAGGTTGCTTCGGTCTCTGCAAGGGAGCACTCGAGTGCTGATTTCGAAAATTCCTTGAAGAAACATCAATGAAATATCCATGCTTGTTCATAGCCAGGCAGGGCAGATGAAGCCATTTTATCTTCTAGCCACTATAGTCTCTTTTTAAGGAGATAAATCTATATCTACATAAtcaactaaaataataaaattgacTGTCAGTGCTACAACCACTCATCTCTTTAGTAGGGTTGGTTTTCCTCATTTGTTGGCTCAATGTTCTActgataaaatgcattttaatgGAAAGCCATATGTTCCATGCTAAGATGACTTTGCAGTTCAATCTCCATGGTCTGCAGGCATCGCTTCAGGTCAATAACTTCAGTTTTCACTGACTGCAGTTGTTCAGAACCAGAAGCCACCTGGCGGTTCAGTTCTTCACTCTGAAAGAGAatggatattaaccccttaacgacaaagggcgtatatttacgccctattgccggtaagggtgttcagagcggggccgcgcggcggtcacgggtgccgcttgtagcccgggactacaggtattagcgggcacggtccgatcgccgtgcccgctaacacagtaatcagatgcagctttcaaacatgacagctgcatccaattaccggattcagcttatccctggtgtctagtggcggagatcgctcccctgggacgttatcctggaggagcgatctccttgtttgaagccggccggggaccgctccaagatggcgccgtccccggctcatatctatgctgcagagatctctatgagagatcagtgcacttatactagaagtcccccaggggggcttctagtataagtgtaaaagtaaaaaaaaagtatcattattaataaaaagctccctcccctaataaaagtctgaatcaccccccttttcccaggtaataaataaaagtaaataaataaataaataaacaaacatgtttgctatcgccgcgtgcgtaatcgcccgaactattaatgaatcacattcctgatctcgcacggtaaacggcgtcagcgcaaaaaaatcccaaagtgcaaaagtgcgcatttttggtcgcaattgtaataaaattgtaataaaaagcgatcaaaaagtcgcatatgcgcaatcaaggtaccgatagaaagaacacatcatggcgcaaaaaatgacacctcacacagccccatagaccaaaggataaaagcgttataagcctgggaatggagcggttttaagtgacatacacactcaccggccactttattaggtacacctgtccaactgcacgttaccacttaatttctaatcagccaatcacatggcggcaactcagtgcatttaggcatgtagacatggtcaagacaatctcctgcagttcaaaccgagcatcagtatggggaagaaaggggatttgagtgcctttgaacgtggcatggttgttggtgccagaagggctggtctgagtatttcagaaactgctgatctactgggattttcacacacaaccatctctagggtttacagagaatggtccgaaaaagaaaaaacatccagtgagcggcagttctgtgggcggaaatgccttgttgatgccagaggtcagaggagaatgggcagactggttcgagatgatagaaaggcaacagtgactcaaatagccaaccgttacaaccaaggtaggcagaagagcatctctgaatgcacagtacgtcgaactttgaggcagatgggctacagcagcagaagaccacaccgggtgccactcctttcagctaagaacaggaaactgaggctacaatttgcacaatctcatcgaaattggacagtagaagattggaaaaacgttgcctggtctgatgagtctcgatttctgctgcgacattcggatggtagggtcagaatttggcgtcaacaacatgaaagcatggatccatcctgccttgtatcaacggttcaggctgcaggtggtggtggtgtcatggtgtggggaatattttcttggcactctttgggccccttggtaccaattaagcatcgttgcaacgccacagcctacctgagtattgttgctgaccatgtccatgcctttatgaccacaatgcacccaatatctgatggctactttcagcaggataatgcgccatgtcataaagttagaatcatctcagactggtttcttgaacatgacaatgagttcactgtactcaaatggcctccacagtcatcagatctcaatccaatagagcatctttgggatgtggtggaacgggagattcgcatcatggatgtgcagccgacaaatctgcggcaactgtgtgatgccatcatgtcaatattgACCataatctctgaggaatgcttccagcacct is from Dendropsophus ebraccatus isolate aDenEbr1 chromosome 14, aDenEbr1.pat, whole genome shotgun sequence and encodes:
- the LOC138771846 gene encoding keratin, type I cytoskeletal 19-like: MQHLNDRLASYLEKVRSLEQENAQLERNIREWYEKHQPSSLPDFSCYFRTIQELQGQISSATLENARIVLQIDNARLAADDFKNKYEMELRLRNNVESDVNGLRHVLEELNREVCHLESQVQSLQEELLQMKRNHEEEVNSLRAQLGARVNVEVDAAPSMDLNGVLSEIREQYENLMDRNMREAESMFLQRSEELSRQMASGSEQLQSVQTEVIELRRSVQTLEIELQSQLSMKSALEGTLAETEATFGSQLSQLQCLINNIESELSQIRADLERQNHEYKILMDQKTHLEMEIATYKRLLEGHDIHVSGHHLSGSKEDFNGNVLVISKTLLFLVFCTLLVQQLGHVMAVEKEVKPSCSRASPIMFPGAGSVMQRHCLRQRSPKLSRQLSISLEKFGDAQLLGELQENDRDPGSPQDLYHSPEALPAAECL
- the LOC138771848 gene encoding keratin, type I cytoskeletal 42-like; its protein translation is MQHLNDRLASYLEKVRSLEQENAQLERNIREWYEKHQPSSLPDFSCYFRTIQELQGQISSATLENARIVLQIDNARLAADDFKNKYEMELRLRNNVESDVNGLRHVLEELNREVCHLESQVQSLQEELLQMKRNHEEEVNSLRAQLGARVNVEVDAAPSMDLNGVLSEIREQYENLMDRNMREAESMFLQRSEELSRQMASGSEQLQSVQTEVIELRRSVQTLEIELQSQLSMKSALEGTLAETEATFGSQLSQLQCLINNIESELSQIRADLERQNHEYKILMDQKTHLEMEIATYKRLLEGHDIHLAQ